ACTTATCTGCCATTAACATACCATTAATGTTTTTCATTACGTAATGTTTACCTACCAGTATTAAAGTATGTAATCCAACAAGAGAAAATGTCAAACCAAAGATAAGTGTCCAAAAACATCTCTGAGAAGACGTCACCTTTGGTACTAATTTTATGCTGTTTATGCGAAActaaatgtgtgtatttattcattaacAAAAAGGATTTTAAGGGATTTGCCAAAATCATCACAGTGCCATGAGTGTCCAGGTTAAAATACAATAATGAATGTACATGTATCTCAAAGGGAAACAGTGTACCAAAATCTATCGTCTCATTGCCTCAACAACAATGTatcttaagtgttttttttatattcatgtaTTAATGTAATTGAAATCTGTAAAAGCTGTTAAggaccaaaacaacaaaaatcacaGCCAACATATTGAGAAGATTGTATTCCATCTAATAAATACTTTATTGTCACAACTTAAACattgtttaatgtttaaatctGTTGCAGCAGATGCTTTCTGAAAGCTGAGTGAATGACGCATACATTAAAAGGCGGGGACACTCATTCACGGATCAAAACCGTAGAAAATACACATTGTGACACGTTAATGCATTAACAGTGACATTATCCTAGGTTTATGGACATTTCATTAAGACTGCACCAACTCCAAGTGCTACACATCTTCCCAATACGTCCGAAAAATAAACATATGACTGCTTTTGCGTTTctcttgttgtgttgtgtgaaatGTCATCAGAATCACTTTTCATGCATTTCCATTCTTATGCTGTTAGTACAGTtgacttttgtttattttacagtaattaACTTTTTCATGAGGATGCTTGTTTTTAAAGAAGGTGATGCAATAGACATGTAAGAAATGACACGTCTAATCTGAATAGCAGAAATGCGTCTTCAGATTGTTGCCTACAACTTTCTCATCTGAGCCATCAATTCTTCGAGGCTCTGTTCGGTCTCCGCCACTGTCTCCCCACTGACTGCTTCCTGTTTCAGTCAAGAGAAAACAACATTATTAGAATttagattttggggtgaactgtccctttaagcccTTCAACGCTGTGTTGTGTCAGTGAATACTAACCTCAGCTGGAATGGTGTAAGCCACAGTAATGCCTTCTGGGAGATCAGGCACAGCTCCTGATGCTGCTTGTAACTCTGTGTCAGTCACCTCTGATACTAGTTCAATACCTACACAGCACAATTGGGTGtgttaatacacacacagtgatttatTGTGATGTACAATGACTAATCCAGGCAAGCTGTTGCACATCTGACACTGTTAGCTGGAATAGCTGTTTGTATCTCACCCCACTCATTGTCCTCGTGTACAaccgcctcctcctcttcctctacaACTTCAACCTTTGGCCGCTCTGCTTCTTTCTTCTGAAGGGAAACATTCATACAGATTCACACTGTTAGCTTAGCTGGTACAGCACCATATAGGGGTCTACACTGCAAAGAACAGGGCTTTTGGTAGGTCCTACATTGTGATACTTGAAAACAAACGGCAAGCACACACCTTGTACTCTTCCTGTTGTCTCCTGCAGTGGCGGTCGTTACACTGAGGGTTGGCTTTCATGGCCATGCTGGGGAAGAAGTCCTGCATGGCATTGTAGCCAAGATAATAACTGACAGTGCCAAACTTCAACAGATACCTGaaagacaaacatttttattaacatAGACAAATCTTAAGAATGTAATGATTCCCACTGGTCATAAATAATGATATCTTACTTGAGGACATTCTGCACCAGGAGGCCTGCAACCACACCCATCGTTGTTGGTAAGCTGGCggcacacacaccctcccttTTTAGGGTCTTCTCATCGATGTTGGCTGCCACCACCAGAGGAGGAGCACACTATCAAAGGATATGACACTGTATTACCATGTaactactgtatttttttttttctcacagtgcTAGGTTGTTTAGGTAGGAGATGTTTGTGTGTAGACGTACAGCGAAGCATGCCGTCTCTCCAGGAATGATGAGCTGAATGTGCCCCGATACGGCATtctcactgacaccagactccatCCAGATCTGACCTAGTTCATTACAAGCCTGTGAcaaacatgacaacatgaaaacaatctGCAAGAGTAAAACGTACAAATCATAGTGTATGATATGTACTGGTGCTGCACTTACTGTATTGATCGCCATTCTGGCCTCAAAGTTGTCCACACAGCTCAGGACCAAATCCACCGGCTTCCCTTCTTCCAGCCCTCCATAACTAAGAAGACAGAATAATTTTTCATGACAGCCTGTACCACTAAGGAGAGAGAATAGGACAACTAAGAACACGAGAGTATGCTCACCTGATGCGCTccataaaatgtgtaaaattttCCATTGTGGTGATATTGTAGTTGTGGGTCTCAAACTGCACATCCGGGTTGATGTTCCTGTCGGGTAAATTGAGTAACATAACCAAAAAGAAATCTCCATTTTAGGTGGAAAGTGGATTACTTTAAACAACAGCATACCTGAGTGTGTGTTCTGCAGCTTCCACTTTACTGAGGCCTGCCTGGTGAGGCTGGAAGAACAGTCTGTTCATATTGGCCAGCTCGACTTTATCATAGTCAAAGAGGAGCAACTGTGAAGGTGCAAGCATAGATGACATTAGAGTAAGTATAGGCAGACGATCTACAGAACAAGATGTGCAGGTATGTGGTAATATAGAAGAAATAAGTAAAAGTTTGTATTACCTTACCAATGCCACATCTGGtgagcatttcagctgtcacaCTGCCGACTCCACCAACACCAACCACGGCGACTGTGAACGTCCTGATTTTCTGTCAAAATATTTGAAGATACATACAATGCATACAGTGTGAGAGGTAATGATGTAACTGTACTTCATATGGatatgtatgattttttttgttagtttttttgtagttatttgggTTTATCACtgcatgtatttattattttatttatttagttattttattttattttatttttcccttcTCTTGGTCCATCACAGGTCATCCAAAGCCAGCCAGGGTGAGGAGGGGAGGTAAGGGTTAGACAAAGGGTCAATTTTTCTTTCTGGAGTTAAAACAATCACATATGGATGAGAAGCAGCTACATAAAtatgatttattattaatatttttgcaaaacaactaaataaaaaatttgagaacaaaaaacatttgaagatgATCCTTTATCCTTcaatgctaaaaaaaacccctctcaTCAGGGGAGCACTGATAGGTGTCCTCTGATATTATCTAGAAAAATCACTATCATGTACATATAAAAGATATATAGGTCAAAATCTATTTTTTCAGTGCTGATATTTGTGCATCTGTggaatttagttttatttattactatcaAGGGCCAGTTCCTGTTTTAAAATGGTATCACAAAAAATGGTATCATTAGGATACTCATGTTATAGCATTAACAAACTCAAGTACTGCAATGCAATAAGAGCAACCCTTAAATATCATACCTCATAATCATCCACGATACCCATTCTCTTTAGAGCCATGAGACGACTgcaatgaaaacacagctgaCATTAGCCAGTGGTCTGTGAAGTACCACCATATGGGAGCAGTGACTCATAAGGCGTAGCCTCTCAGAGCTGTAAgcagtctttaaaaaaaatctgtcaaaagacaaaaatcatACAATAAAAAACCACCTGTATGGGTTGGAATCCACAACTTCGGCGCTCATTTTGTCAATCTTGGGTCTGTATTGTTCCTGGCATTGAGCATCTTCCGCGGCGCACTGCTTCTGCTTACACTTTATCAATTCATTTTCCAACTCTCTGACCCGCAGCTTCAACTCCTCCACGGTCGCCATTACGAAAAATAATGTCGCTAAACACTGCGAACAAAATATATGTAGTATTATCTGCAGTAATAGCGAAAATTAACTGTCTAGGCGGCTAAATTGGTCCAGAAAGTACACGTCTTCACAACTCaactcagctgtcaggatgtgtgTTCCCGTAAATAGCGTCCGTGTGGAAAACGAGTATAAAAACGTCAAAGCGTTCCCTCATTAttagtagattttttttaactgtattaaaaaaatatggacTAACAGTTGAATAATTTATGtctatttgtgttttaaaacgGCTGAATTTCTGTAAGTTATCACTGTAAACACTTTTTTGAGGATATAACGACAGTGTGCGCCGCCGTAAACGGTCCGACCACCACTGTCAACACTGCGAGAGTTGTCTCAACGATGCACCTGGAAATGGTTAATCCACTCGTTAACTTAAATATGGAAGAGCTGACAACTCCTGTCCGAGAGCAACATAAATTCAATGTTGACAGACTTCAGAGATATTTGTCTGCCAATTCACGGGTGTCACATAATGACACGCTCACTGTCAGACAGTACAGGTAAGATACATACAGCTGGTGTGTTTCGCAATTTCGAAGCAACAAAGGGGCAATTGGAAGCTAGTAATAATGTATAaatcatgctaagctaactgttaacatgctaacagctCCACCTTGTCTTTTCAGCGCTGGTCAGTCAAACCCAACCTTCCTAATTCAAACCCCCTCAAACAGCTATGTGCTCAGGAAGAAACCTCCTGGTGAGCTGCTGCCAGGAGCACACAAGGTGAGctgggtgtctacaggtccttacaAAGTCCTTATAATGTTGCAACAACAAGgccttaaatttgaatttgtgaggtcttaacttctacatttaatttaatttaatttatccatttttattttattttttgcgtAAATAAGTAAAGCCTTTCTATGTAAAATCCACTATTCTCATGTtacaaatctaaaaaaaaactacaatactgtcattttacttaATACTTGCACTTACTTGTTGGCAAAATGTTATGAAATCGTACTTAattaaccatattcctacataacgcttacctctgcacaagaccacatatatatatattacttgCCTGCAAtgcttaaataagtaaaacaaataggatttgtccaaaaatctatCCTAAATTTGGTTAGGCGGATAGACGGTTAGATAATAAATTTATAAAAGCacaaaatagatagatagatagataaaattatgtttataaaAAGTAATATGATAGAGAATAAAATTATGCCATGGTAATTGTAAGGCAGCATAGTATAACTGGTGAACTTTTTTCTCTTGCATGATCTCATGTCCAGCGCCTAGTGTTTATTGTTTGGACGTACatgattttgtcatttttttagaGAATAAAATGAATACACAAAACAGACCGATTAAGAGATTGAGAGACAAAAGAGAgattaaaagacaaaagaaattaaataaatatgacaGAGAATAAACTtctaaaaacacagatagatagatggatggatgtataatttattttattgatcccAGTTTGGGAAATTCTTGTGCTATAGTAGCAGGTTATCCAGGCATTGCATGGGAACAGTAAATACACAAGGAAAATatcaatagaaaaataaaaacagtgaattaaaaaaaatagctcaATAaagaatacaagtaaataccCAAGCatactatacatatatatttttttcttatttatttatttatacatacatataaaatatCTATTGAatacacaatataaaaaaatactAGAATACAATATAAATATACTAGTTGTACAagtaataaagtataaaatatgaacttaGGATAACATGCTGTATACATTAGAAAAATGTGCAAATTTGttgaagtttttaaaaataaaatgaggaATGCTTTTCAGTTCAAAAATTTCACACTTTTGCATGTTCAGCTGACCTGTTGtgcactgactgaaacactgGTTAAGCTAAAAATTGTTTGAAATTAATGATTGGAAGTGTACCAACTGAAGACTATGTGCATTTTTAGTGTAATCAGTACAAAAGTACAAAGTCCTTTCCCAGAAGCTTCCTATGAATTTGCGGTTTCATATTAAtatttgtgttgtaaatgaTTATGGTTGTGTGGGACTTGTGAAAAAATGTTAGGATACTAAGCGTGGGTGATGTTTTTGTTTAGATGGTGGATTCTTGTAACGTTATTTACAGGTGGACAGGGAGTACCGGGTGCAGAAGGCCCTGTTCTCTGCTGGCTTCCCTGTACCTGAGCCTCTGTTGCACTGCACTGATGCTGAAGTCATTGGAACGGAGTTCTACGTAATGGAGCATGTGAAGGTAGGTTTGTGCTACTAAGGCCTGATTTCACAATATTCCTGCATCTAATATGTGTATTGCTGTTTTGCTCAACCTTCGCTCTAcattctaataataataatctgataaAAGATGAAATTTGGACTCGTGTTTGCTTGCTGACACATGCTGATATGACACACCCAATTGATGCCCAGGCTTCTAAATACATACTTACTATCACATAGTGGTCATCTATCATGAGGTGAAAATATGCCTGTTAAAATATCCCTATTGAGCAGGGGCGCATATTCAGGGATCTTCGTCTCCCTGGAGTGAGtgcagcagagagagcagctctgTATGTGGCTGCAGTGGAAGTGTTGGCAAAGCTACACTCACTGGACCTGGCATCAATGAACCTCGAAGGGTATGGAAAAGGATCAGGTTACTGCAAGAGACAAGTGAGCACAACACATTGTACTCAGTAAATCAAAACTTTATATGTTTTCTCTGGAAAAAGGAGTTAAAGTTGTGACATTTAAAAGTGTCTTTCCATCTTCAAAGGTGTCCACCTGGACGAAGCAGTACAACgcagcagctcacacagacaTTCCAGCCATGAATCAACTGTCTGATTGGTTGATGAAGAATTTGCCAGCCGGTGATGACAAGGTCACACTTGTCCATGGAGATTTCCGAATGGACAACTTGATATTCCATCCAACAGAGGTACAACTTCTCAAACACTTACTCTTACCTGTTTGCTTCATGTGACTGTAATGCtttacaaaatgtgttttatgtcattAGACACGTGTGATAGCAGTGTTGGACTGGGAGCTGTCTACCACTGGGCAGCCCTTGGCAGACTTTGCCTACTTCCTCATGCCTCACTACTGGCCTACATACATTAAACTCACCAGCACAATGGGCAGCCTACAAGGAATAGAAGGTAACAGACGAATAATCCTGAAGACGAGCATTCAAGCATGACAAGTGTAGAAAATGGCTCAAATACTAGCTCTGACATCTTTGTGTAAATATACACAATCACTCTTGAGAACTGGGACGTAACCTTACTTTTTGGGGGTTTTGATCTTTAGTCTTCAATTAGGCAAATATATTTAAAGGATCAAAATTGTGACTAGTAACCCTTGCAATTTTTTCTTGATTAGCATACATAATGGATGTGTGACAAAGTTGACTTCTTACAGAGTTGGAAAACATGTTATATGtttattaatttcacagcagttaTAGTGAGtaaccattttattttttcagagtTGCTAATAGTCCTCTTAATGCTCATCAAAATAGTCATTTTTAAACCATAATCCTTGTTTAGATTTGATTTAGAAGAGCTACAAGTTGGCATGTCATGGTTTGAGACATACCTGATAGcaatattattcattcattcattcattcattcattcatcttctaaccgcttcatcctcttgagggtcgcgggggggctggagcctatcccagctacatcggacgagaggcagggtacaccctggacaggtcgccagactatcacagggctgacacatagagacaaacaaccattcacactcacattcacacctatggacctagaacatgcaaactccgcacagaagggctcccacgcccgggatcgaaccggcaaccctcttgctgtgaggcgagagtgctaaccaccacaccaccgtgccgcccaatattatttaatgaattcataaaaaaatagaaattttACCAGTTTATGAGCAGCATTCCTGCCTTTTTTGGAAACTAagaagtgagacaggagtcctTAGGATATAGCTAACCCCTTTTATGCttgattaaattatgtttttgtagaaatctaATGGAGCTGACAAAAATCTGGGACAcatctttaaaggtccagcattttcataaaaaatatgtttatcagGAGTCCAGATAAAAATGGATTCTTTTATTATGgggtcagatcagtctcataatgaatgaactcacgCAGGGTTTCTCACGAATACACATGCCCTGGTTCGCAGTTGTATTTCGGACTCACTAATGCACACGATCTGTTTCgcaaatgcacacgctctggttcacaaataaAATTTTCatgcaaacttgtaatataaattcggaaatgcacacgctctgcttcacaaatattattttgaggcacacttggaatataaattcacagatcatgcgaatcgctgaatgtgcatt
This is a stretch of genomic DNA from Epinephelus fuscoguttatus linkage group LG21, E.fuscoguttatus.final_Chr_v1. It encodes these proteins:
- the uba5 gene encoding ubiquitin-like modifier-activating enzyme 5; translated protein: MATVEELKLRVRELENELIKCKQKQCAAEDAQCQEQYRPKIDKMSAEVVDSNPYSRLMALKRMGIVDDYEKIRTFTVAVVGVGGVGSVTAEMLTRCGIGKLLLFDYDKVELANMNRLFFQPHQAGLSKVEAAEHTLRNINPDVQFETHNYNITTMENFTHFMERISYGGLEEGKPVDLVLSCVDNFEARMAINTACNELGQIWMESGVSENAVSGHIQLIIPGETACFACAPPLVVAANIDEKTLKREGVCAASLPTTMGVVAGLLVQNVLKYLLKFGTVSYYLGYNAMQDFFPSMAMKANPQCNDRHCRRQQEEYKKKEAERPKVEVVEEEEEAVVHEDNEWGIELVSEVTDTELQAASGAVPDLPEGITVAYTIPAEEAVSGETVAETEQSLEELMAQMRKL